Proteins from a single region of Ischnura elegans chromosome 2, ioIscEleg1.1, whole genome shotgun sequence:
- the LOC124153289 gene encoding tigger transposable element-derived protein 4-like, whose product MASTSSKKPGSYKTLTLAEKVSVIKEVEKGVKKKSEIAKDFGIPPNTLSTYLKNKYKILSSAEEFDKDRKRSREPGNPDVDNCVLKWFKQTRDKKVPVSGPLIRIKAEQFAKELGKQNFKASTGWLDGFKERNKILFKAVCGESGAVNLQEANQWKRDLEEMIQDRDPRNIFNVDETGLFFKCTPDKTLAFKDEKCHGGKLSKERITLLVGANMDGSEKLPLLMIGKSANPRCFKNVKSKPVEYVSSSKAWMTSDLFAKWLMKLDKRFVKENRQVLLFIDNCTAHNTIPVMENVKVVFFAANMTSVVQPMDQGIIKNLKHFYSGLLVENILSGEGNALKIKLDILEASRMCKQAWDKVKPETIKNCFKKAGFVKTDEESAERTELDEILPIDGWEDVAPNPIILYEDFLNVDENVAVCGELTDADIVAEVLDTETQNNEGSGDEIEGSRADEEETPVPSAADAMDYLREIRRFVESRNNPAITITSQTTTLDDPRLRREEKQENSRRDREKDKELEG is encoded by the exons ATGGCATCAACGTCATCGAAAAAACCAGGGTCTTATAAAACTTTGACATTAGCTGAAAAAGTCAGTGTGATTAAAGAAGTggaaaaaggagtaaagaaaaaatctgaaatcgcGAAAGACTTTGGAATTCCACCCAACACCCTATcgacttacttaaaaaataaatataaaattctcagCAGTGCAGAGGAATTTGATAAAGACAGGAAACGATCGCGAGAGCCAGGAAATCCAGATGTCGACAACTGTGTGCTGAAATGGTTCAAGCAGACAAGAGACAAGAAAGTTCCTGTAAGTGGTCCTCTGATTAGGATCAAGGCTGAGCAGTTTGCTAAAGAATtaggaaagcaaaattttaaagctaGCACTGGGTGGCTGGATGGTTTTAAAGAgcgcaataaaattttgtttaaggcAGTCTGTGGTGAAAGTGGGGCCGTGAACCTACAGGAAGCTAACCAGTGGAAGAGAGATCTGGAAGAGATGATCCAGGACAgagacccgagaaatatttttaacgttgacGAAAccggtcttttttttaaatgcactcctGACAAAACACTTGCATTTAAAGACGAAAAGTGCCACGGAGGGAAATTAAGCAAAGAAAGAATCACGCTATTGGTTGGCGCTAATATGGATGGTTCGGAAAAGCTGCCTTTGCTAATGATAGGAAAATCGGCCAATCCTCGTTGCTTTAAAAATGTCAAGTCTAAACCAGTAGAATATGTCAGCAGTTCTAAGGCTTGGATGACAAGTGACCTTTTTGCGAAGTGGCTAATGAAGTTGGACAAAAGGTTTGTTAAAGAAAATCGACAGGTTCTCCTTTTCATCGACAATTGCACGGCACACAACACCATACCTGTAATGGAAAAtgtgaaagtggtttttttcgcAGCCAACATGACCTCTGTTGtccagcccatggatcaagggatcataaaaaatttaaaacacttttacaGCGGTTTGTTGGTCGAGAATATCCTGTCCGGGGAAGGAAACGCTCTCAAAATAAAGCTGGATATTTTAGAAGCATCGCGAATGTGTAAACAAGCGTGGGACAAAGTGAAAccggaaacaataaaaaactgttttaaaaaggCAGGTTTTGTTAAAACCGACGAAGAAAGCGCCGAAAGAACGGAATTGGATGAAATTCTACCAATCGACGGCTGGGAGGATGTGGCACCCAATCCAATCATCTTGTACGAGGACTTTCTGAATGTGGACGAGAATGTCGCTGTGTGCGGAGAACTAACTGACGCCGACATCGTAGCAGAAGTCCTAGACACCGAGACACAAAATAATGAAGGATCGGGGGACGAGATAGAGGGGTCACGAGCCGATGAAGAAGAAACGCCAGTACCGAGTGCAGCCGACGCTATGGACTACCTGAGAGAAATTCGGCGATTTGTGGAGAGCAGAAATAAT CCTGCCATCACCATTACCAGCCAGACAACAACTCTTGATGACCCGCGattgaggagagaggaaaagCAGGAAAACAGCCgcagagatagagagaaagataAGGAGCTGGAGGGGTGA